The following are from one region of the SAR202 cluster bacterium genome:
- a CDS encoding alanyl-tRNA editing protein has protein sequence MTDMLCHRDAYMNEFDATVVEATANGVVLDRTAFFYGGGGQPCDTGTLVAGGKEYRVSKVSRADGKVVHELDAPPPPAGTRVHGALDWAKRYQLMRTHTALHILCGVVWRDYGAKVTGGDMKPLSARMDFELENMSKDFAHEVEERINREVQADRPVHVQVLPREEAFANPDLIRTKINLLPEGIKEVRTIDIHGLEAQADGGTHVASTREVGRIKVVGHESKGKINKRLRIEVLDS, from the coding sequence ATGACCGACATGCTTTGCCACCGCGATGCGTACATGAATGAGTTCGACGCCACGGTTGTCGAGGCGACGGCGAACGGCGTTGTTCTGGACCGGACGGCGTTCTTCTACGGCGGCGGAGGGCAGCCTTGCGACACTGGAACGCTGGTCGCAGGCGGCAAGGAGTACAGGGTCTCAAAGGTGTCCCGCGCTGATGGTAAGGTCGTGCATGAGCTGGATGCGCCCCCTCCGCCGGCGGGAACGAGGGTGCACGGGGCGCTGGACTGGGCGAAGCGCTACCAGCTCATGCGGACGCACACGGCGCTGCACATCCTGTGTGGCGTGGTGTGGCGGGACTACGGCGCGAAGGTGACCGGCGGCGACATGAAGCCTCTCTCAGCGCGCATGGACTTCGAGCTGGAGAACATGTCGAAGGACTTCGCCCACGAGGTTGAAGAGCGCATCAACCGGGAGGTGCAGGCGGACCGCCCGGTGCACGTACAGGTGCTGCCTCGCGAGGAGGCGTTCGCAAACCCGGACCTCATCCGCACGAAGATAAATCTCCTGCCCGAGGGCATCAAGGAAGTTAGGACGATCGACATTCACGGCCTGGAGGCGCAGGCGGACGGCGGGACACACGTGGCCTCAACCAGGGAGGTAGGCCGCATAAAAGTAGTTGGCCACGAGAGCAAGGGGAAGATCAACAAGCGACTGCGAATAGAGGTGCTGGACTCCTGA
- a CDS encoding peptidase S16 translates to MLSGRRLLPLFPLNLVLFPGASTPLHVFEERYRLMMQRCLTDDRRFGVVLIKAGKEVGEPAEPFDVGTLSRVAEYQRLEDGRIIMRVTGERRFRIERLTRLRPYIEAEVEMLEEGAGSPLGPEEIAAVRDVAVRHQRLVLGMRGGWVSDVKLPVDAVELSYHLCALVQSAMQERQRLLEEDSPAGRIQKAVAVLNHEIEVLKEHVANELRKRVGG, encoded by the coding sequence ATGTTATCAGGCAGACGACTCTTGCCTCTGTTCCCGCTGAACCTGGTGCTCTTTCCAGGGGCGTCCACGCCCCTTCACGTCTTTGAGGAGCGCTACCGGCTGATGATGCAGCGCTGCCTGACGGACGACCGCCGGTTCGGCGTCGTGCTTATCAAGGCCGGAAAGGAGGTGGGAGAGCCCGCCGAGCCCTTTGACGTTGGCACGCTTAGCCGTGTGGCCGAGTACCAGCGTTTGGAGGACGGGCGCATAATCATGCGCGTCACCGGCGAGCGGCGCTTCCGCATTGAAAGGCTGACCCGGCTCAGGCCGTACATTGAGGCCGAAGTGGAAATGCTGGAGGAGGGCGCCGGCTCCCCGCTGGGCCCGGAGGAGATAGCCGCGGTGCGGGACGTTGCCGTGCGGCACCAGCGGCTAGTGCTGGGGATGCGCGGCGGGTGGGTGAGCGACGTGAAGCTGCCGGTGGACGCGGTCGAGCTCTCTTACCACCTCTGCGCGCTCGTGCAGTCGGCCATGCAGGAGCGCCAGCGCCTGCTGGAGGAAGACTCGCCAGCCGGGCGAATCCAGAAGGCCGTGGCGGTGCTCAACCACGAGATCGAGGTGCTCAAGGAGCACGTCGCCAATGAGCTTCGCAAGCGGGTAGGGGGCTAG
- a CDS encoding type II toxin-antitoxin system HicA family toxin, translating into MPHPERFHFSPELRDVRPKEAILALQRAGGVLRKGKGDHVNIKMPNGQIVTFSGRKDPIKIGLLRAMLKKAGVSETEFVRLLGRS; encoded by the coding sequence ATCCCTCACCCTGAAAGGTTCCATTTTTCGCCGGAACTTCGCGATGTTAGGCCCAAGGAAGCAATCCTTGCTCTACAACGCGCCGGCGGGGTTCTCCGCAAGGGTAAGGGCGACCACGTAAACATTAAGATGCCAAACGGGCAGATAGTAACCTTTTCCGGGAGGAAGGACCCGATCAAGATCGGGCTCTTGCGGGCAATGCTCAAGAAAGCCGGAGTAAGTGAGACGGAGTTCGTCCGGTTATTGGGAAGGAGCTAG
- a CDS encoding MoaD/ThiS family protein, giving the protein MSVMVRIPTPLRRITKGQDKVRVEGDTLQKVISSLETQYPGIKERLCDDTGNLRNFVNIYVNGEDVRFLQGINTGLKAGDEVSVVPAVAGGA; this is encoded by the coding sequence ATGAGCGTAATGGTGAGGATCCCAACGCCTCTCCGCCGGATTACCAAGGGCCAGGACAAGGTCAGGGTGGAGGGAGACACCCTTCAGAAGGTGATTTCCTCGCTGGAGACCCAGTACCCCGGCATCAAGGAACGGCTCTGCGACGACACCGGTAACCTGCGCAACTTCGTCAACATCTACGTCAACGGTGAAGACGTGCGCTTCCTCCAGGGCATCAACACCGGTCTCAAGGCAGGAGACGAGGTCAGCGTGGTGCCGGCAGTGGCGGGCGGCGCGTAG
- the lhgO gene encoding L-2-hydroxyglutarate oxidase, with the protein MTSRSYDIAVVGGGIVGLATAMRLAQEYPKAKVAVLEKEKDIALHQTGHNSGVIHAGIYYAPGSQKANFCSIGGKMLREFSDKHGIKYEMCGKLIVATDESEAPKLDDLFKRGTANGAIGLEMVGQERVKEIEPHVIGVKGIFSPGTGIIDYKEVSRKYLELFRQHGGELFTESGVKGIKGKDGKHYLETPESEIAATYVINCAGLHCVDVAKMLGLETGLRIIPFRGEYFSLTPQSTHLVKGLIYPVPNPKLPFLGVHFTKRIDGSVEAGPNAVLAFAREGYNKWKVEPGEVFGIVKYGGFWKMAKVHWKSGMEEQYRSKVKGSFVRSLQKLVPEITGKDLWQPSAGVRAQAVSAKGELLQDFRIVGTPKSIHVLNAPSPAATSSLAISRYIVDQAKDAFGLAELAAAKPG; encoded by the coding sequence ATGACCTCGCGCAGCTACGACATTGCGGTAGTCGGCGGCGGCATCGTCGGCCTTGCGACGGCTATGCGGCTGGCACAAGAGTATCCCAAGGCGAAGGTCGCTGTCCTGGAGAAAGAGAAGGACATCGCCCTCCACCAGACGGGACACAACAGCGGCGTCATCCATGCGGGTATCTATTACGCGCCCGGCTCCCAGAAGGCCAACTTTTGCTCAATAGGCGGCAAGATGCTCCGTGAGTTCTCGGACAAGCATGGCATCAAGTATGAGATGTGCGGCAAGCTCATCGTGGCGACCGACGAGAGCGAGGCCCCCAAGCTGGACGACCTCTTCAAGCGCGGCACGGCCAATGGGGCGATAGGACTGGAGATGGTGGGCCAGGAGCGGGTTAAGGAGATCGAGCCGCACGTCATCGGCGTGAAAGGCATCTTCTCCCCCGGCACAGGCATCATCGACTACAAGGAAGTCTCCCGGAAGTACCTCGAGCTTTTCAGGCAGCACGGTGGGGAGTTGTTCACAGAGTCAGGCGTCAAGGGCATAAAGGGTAAGGACGGCAAGCACTACCTTGAGACGCCTGAGAGCGAAATTGCCGCGACCTACGTCATCAACTGCGCGGGCCTGCACTGCGTGGACGTGGCGAAGATGCTGGGCCTGGAGACCGGCCTGCGCATCATCCCGTTCCGGGGCGAGTACTTCTCGCTGACTCCACAGAGCACGCACCTCGTTAAGGGGCTCATCTACCCGGTGCCCAACCCGAAACTCCCGTTCCTTGGCGTCCACTTCACCAAGCGAATCGACGGCAGTGTCGAGGCCGGCCCCAACGCCGTGCTCGCCTTCGCGCGCGAGGGGTACAACAAGTGGAAGGTTGAGCCGGGCGAGGTCTTCGGCATCGTGAAGTACGGCGGCTTCTGGAAGATGGCGAAGGTGCACTGGAAGTCCGGTATGGAGGAGCAGTACCGCTCAAAAGTCAAGGGCTCGTTCGTCCGCTCCCTCCAGAAGCTGGTGCCGGAGATCACCGGCAAGGACCTCTGGCAGCCCAGCGCAGGCGTCCGCGCCCAGGCGGTGAGCGCCAAGGGCGAGCTCCTCCAGGACTTCCGCATCGTCGGCACGCCGAAGTCCATCCACGTCCTGAACGCCCCTTCCCCCGCGGCCACGTCGTCGCTGGCGATTAGCCGCTACATCGTGGACCAGGCGAAGGACGCATTCGGGCTTGCGGAACTAGCGGCCGCGAAGCCGGGCTAG
- a CDS encoding FeS-binding protein — MKTRRRVKFTFSTELITEPVIYVLGRKFDVVTNIRRADVREDQGWVVLEMEGEEDEITKALEWVGSTGVRIDPVSGDMVEG; from the coding sequence ATGAAGACAAGGAGACGCGTCAAGTTCACGTTCTCAACGGAGCTCATCACGGAGCCGGTGATCTACGTGCTCGGCCGCAAGTTCGACGTTGTAACTAACATCCGCAGGGCGGACGTGCGGGAAGACCAGGGCTGGGTCGTCCTCGAGATGGAGGGCGAAGAGGATGAAATCACAAAGGCGCTCGAATGGGTAGGATCGACCGGCGTCAGGATCGATCCTGTCTCGGGCGATATGGTTGAAGGATAG
- a CDS encoding type II toxin-antitoxin system HicB family antitoxin → MEFIVVLRKAEEGGYWAEVPNLEGCFTQGDTVEEVLNSAKDAISSHLAALAEDGQVIPEEGRVIVATVRVPQPV, encoded by the coding sequence GTGGAGTTTATCGTCGTCTTGCGCAAAGCCGAAGAAGGCGGATACTGGGCGGAAGTTCCCAATCTGGAAGGCTGCTTCACGCAGGGAGATACGGTCGAAGAGGTGTTGAATAGCGCGAAAGACGCCATCTCCTCTCATTTGGCCGCGCTGGCCGAAGACGGCCAGGTAATCCCAGAGGAAGGTCGGGTAATCGTCGCTACGGTCCGGGTGCCGCAGCCAGTCTAA
- a CDS encoding threonine synthase yields the protein MANVKGLACRECGREYPVEPIYVCDFCFGPLEVAYDYQSIAKATSRKKISDGPRTMWRYAEFLPVDAKFAVDMQTGFTPLIKAKNLGRKLGLNNLYVKNDSVNPTFSFKDRVVSVASAKAIEFEFDTLACASTGNLMGAVAAHGAKAGLNTYVFFPANLEKGKILGAAIYGPTLVAVDGNYDEVNRLCSELADNHRWAFVNINMRPYYAEGSKSLAYEVVEQLGWKAPDHCIVPVASGSLLTKIWKGLKEFKEVGLIDHVDTKMYVAQAEGCSPVVQAYDQGSFHVKPVKPNTIAKSLAIGNPADGFYSLKALEASGGAAAAAREDEIAEGIKLLAETEGIFTETAGGVVIASLRRLVEQGKIRPDELTVAYITGNGLKTQEAVEHLVDPVYTTPNYESFQTALAAKKK from the coding sequence TTGGCTAATGTAAAAGGTCTTGCCTGTCGCGAGTGCGGCAGAGAGTATCCAGTTGAGCCCATATACGTCTGCGACTTCTGTTTCGGCCCCCTTGAGGTAGCGTACGACTACCAGTCGATCGCAAAGGCGACGAGCCGGAAGAAGATATCCGATGGCCCAAGAACGATGTGGCGATACGCCGAGTTCCTTCCGGTAGACGCGAAGTTCGCCGTCGATATGCAGACAGGCTTCACACCCCTCATCAAGGCCAAGAACCTTGGCCGAAAGCTGGGGCTGAACAACCTCTACGTCAAGAACGATAGCGTCAACCCCACCTTCTCGTTCAAGGACAGGGTCGTCTCCGTCGCCTCCGCAAAGGCAATAGAGTTCGAGTTCGACACGCTCGCCTGCGCGTCCACAGGAAACCTGATGGGCGCGGTGGCGGCGCACGGCGCAAAGGCCGGACTGAACACCTACGTATTCTTCCCCGCCAACCTGGAGAAGGGCAAGATCCTCGGCGCTGCCATCTACGGCCCTACACTTGTGGCGGTAGACGGTAACTACGACGAGGTCAATCGCCTCTGCAGCGAGCTGGCGGACAACCACCGCTGGGCCTTCGTAAACATCAACATGCGCCCGTACTATGCGGAGGGCAGCAAGTCGCTCGCATACGAAGTCGTGGAGCAGCTAGGGTGGAAGGCGCCGGACCACTGCATCGTGCCGGTGGCCTCGGGCTCTCTTCTCACGAAGATATGGAAGGGCTTGAAGGAGTTCAAAGAGGTCGGCCTCATCGACCACGTGGACACGAAGATGTACGTGGCGCAGGCCGAGGGGTGCTCGCCGGTGGTGCAGGCCTACGACCAGGGCTCGTTCCACGTGAAGCCTGTGAAGCCGAACACGATCGCCAAGTCGCTGGCGATCGGCAACCCTGCCGACGGCTTCTACTCGCTCAAGGCGCTGGAGGCCTCCGGCGGCGCCGCTGCGGCAGCCCGCGAAGACGAAATCGCCGAGGGAATCAAACTCCTTGCCGAGACTGAGGGCATATTCACAGAGACGGCGGGCGGCGTTGTGATCGCCTCCCTGCGGCGCCTCGTTGAACAGGGCAAGATCAGGCCGGACGAGCTTACAGTGGCGTACATCACCGGCAACGGCCTCAAGACGCAGGAGGCGGTGGAGCACCTGGTGGACCCGGTCTACACCACGCCCAACTACGAATCGTTCCAGACCGCGTTGGCCGCGAAAAAGAAGTAA